Genomic DNA from Telopea speciosissima isolate NSW1024214 ecotype Mountain lineage chromosome 2, Tspe_v1, whole genome shotgun sequence:
gggggaagaaaactGCCAAACTGAATCAAGTGGTTTTCTGTGATTCCCAGAAAATCATCCAAATCGAGTGGTTTGCTTGGTTTTTAGTACTAGGTGATTTTTATATGAAGACTGGATTGAAATGGTCCTGACCAGCTCAAACTTCTGTCTGGTTTTAAAACTACGATGTCAGTCATAGGCTCAAACTAGCTAATCCTAGACTGAATGTCAACTGAGTGATAAGCACACATATCTGCTAGATTATAATTTTAGTTTGACCAAGctatcaaaaaataatagtTTAACCATCCATGTATGCAGTTAAGCAGAATCCTGTTCTGAATGTTCACCTTTGAATTAACTAAAAGTGTTCTGGTTTACATTCACTTAGGTGAAGGTGAGCAAGTTTTGAGCTGGGATGAAAGGCTTCAAATTGCTTTAGATATTTCACATGGAATTGAATATCTTCATGATGGGGTATGTTGACTGATATCTTTGATTGTTTTATTGGTGAAGCAGTATGTTAACCATGTGACATAGACCACTTGGTAATAATGCAAAACTTCTGACAGGCTGTGCCACCTGTAATACATCGGGACCTGAAATCTGCTAATATATTGTTGGACCAATCAATGAGGGCCAAGGTATGGAAATTGTATGCATACTTTTGTTTCAGTCATTACTCTTATCTGATTATAAATGATAACTGAAAAAATTTGTGATAGTACGTAGCTCCGTACTGATATTGTTCAGTGGAGGTATCCAAAATATAAATTATCATATTAGGAATTAGAATAAGAATAGTGTAGCAGTTAAATATTTTGAAGCTAGAATGCGTTCAACACTAAGGTCTCATTGCTTGTTGAATTCCAATTTAAAGTTCACCTAATGATTGATGAGTGGGACTACCATCTGTAACCCAATGTTTACAGAtgcgctctctctctccaagaagggtggtggtggtcatgTCAATTTTTGGTATTGCCAATGGGTAAGAATGCATTTCATGTGTTCACTTACTTAACGATGTATGCACATTTAAGGCTTaaaaaccacatgagtccttgcCAACTCATTGAGGCTTGTTCAGTGATGTCTACAAGTAGTTAACAATCAGCTATTTCCCACAATATATGAATGTATCTGATCTACATTACAACCTATTTGAATTAGGTTGCTGATTTTGGTCTGTCCAAGGAAGAGGCCTTTGATGGCAGAAATTCGGGCCTGAAGGGTACATATGGTTACATAGATCCCGAGTACATCTCTAGTAACAAATTCACAAAGAAAAGTGACCTCTATAGTCTTGGAATCATCCTCTTCGAACTAATTACAGCAATTCACCCACATCAAAACCTTATGGAATACGTCAATCTGGTTAGTTTCTTACCCTCCACTAATCCAGAATCTGCATTGTATATTCTTGTCACAGAACTCCTGACATAAacactactctctctctctctctctctctctgtgtctgtGTTTATAGGCAGAAATGAGTCCAGATGGTGTGGATGAAATACTTGATAAGAAACTTGTAGGGAAATGCAACCCTGAGGAGGTTAGGCTCCTTGCCAGCATTGGTCACAGGTGCTTGCACAAAACCCCACGAAGGCGTCCATCAATTGGAGATGTTTCACAGGCTATATTGAAGATAAAAAAGCGACGCCTCAGCAAAGAAGATACCATGTCTTTTGCTCTTGCAGCAGATGTTACACCAGTGATAAAGCGGATAGAGCATCAGCAAGTGGAGCTTAGTAAGTTGACAAGCATGAACAATGGAGTACAAGATTAAGTGACTAACCCAAAATTGGCCATTTGACTATAATTTTTTTGCTTGATAGTAAATATACCGACAACGGGAGATGATCCCTAAATATAGATCAAAGGACTTGATTTAGGTATAGATGAGATTCTACACTTGCACTGAGGCATGCATTTTGTATCGCCGAATTTCCATGAAGATTGAACGGCTATAATGAACAATGTAAGAGATGCGAAAACGTGAAGGTACTCATCTTGATCATTTCAAGTTGGATCAATCTTCCTCCTTCAAAATGATGGATAGCTGGACTCTTCAATCATGGAATGCACTTTGCCTAGCCAATTCCCATTGGCTTAACAGGATGCTGTGATTCACATTTTTTCATCTGTTAGAAAGAACCAACCTGTAAATTTTGTCTTCCTTACAAGTTAAGTTCCCTTGCCATGTGACAGCTTTGGATGGGTGTGGATGGATCCATGTGATGGAGGATCCCATACTCATTCTACTGGTTTGATTTCTTCAACATGCAACTAGGATGTGAAGTGGTTAAAAACTGTGTCTATAGagcaataaaatttgaaaaattccaCTTCACTAGTGAAATCTACCAGCATTTCTGTAATTACATATACAATTTTGAACTCACTTTTAAGGCATTTagcccatttcatttcatttcatcaGTCATGCCAATCTCCTTACCCGTTTGCTAATAAATTGGTGCAAATAGTGGGGAACCTGAGCAGTCTTTTTGTTGTGGTCCTCTGTATTGGACTGGATGCAtactcaagtcatcaaaaaatgTGAATAATATATACATCAAATAGTGTCTGTGATGCGAACTTTTGGAGAATTCAATCCCATAAACCGGTTGATAAGGTGAGGGAACTCAAGACCACATCAATCTACACCAAATCTGAGGGAACTCAAGACCATATCAATCTACACCAAATCACTCTCGTAACTGATGTGGGATCAATCCACATATGATTGATGTGGATTGTAATAATCCACTATGCTTTCGAATCGATGTCCACGACAATCTACACCGGTTCAGATAGTCCTTTCTAAGTTGTTCCACTCTACTCTAGGGTCTCTGTTTGGCAACAGGTAGTCCGTAATTTCTTAGTTGCTTCATTCTGGCATCAGATTGTCCCTTTCGCACAAGGGTTGGGAGTTGGGATCGGGGATTGACTATTTTGATACTATTATTACGAACCTTTAGATAACCTAAGACCATATCAACCCACATCAATTCACTTCTGTAACTGATGTAAGATCAGTCCCCCATATGATTGATATGAGATCATTACAGTTTGAGCCTTATGTGGATACTGATATACAAGGGTCATTTATAAGATTACCTCTTTGGAATCTGGATCTAGTAGAAAACCCTTTTCAAAGGTTTCAAAACCTCTTGTCAAAGTATCACACCCAAGACAATTCAATTTTCATTCTGGAGGATGCAGTTTAACCTAAAAGGCCTTGTCGGTTAATCTTTTCGATTTGGCGTGTGGCTTGTGTGTTTAccaatatcaaaaaaaaaaaataaaaaataaaaaaatatatatatatatatacatgggagaatgttctctgtgccgtagtgcaggctgcacccaggcacatgggcagcctgtgcagggggcagggtggtcattgagcccacccccatgtgcttgggcacaACCtgcgatatatatatatattgggaaaatatcatccccctcccctctaagtatccataatatcaacccaatccccaagttttgaataatgataatgccttCCCCTactttcccaagattctatcaacctaccctaaccgttaaaaaacgTCATTAAGTACTGATGTGGCATGaataaaatttctaaaaccccaaaatactctTAATATgttgacaaaaaaaaacctcttaaAATTTTATTCCCTTTTTGTCCTCCCATACTTCCTCTTTTgcgtcgtcttcttcctctgtgcttcttcttcttctccttctgccagcaccaccatcatcgccaccactgccgcctccgatcctcttccaccgccaccaccaccagggGGCAAAAGTGGGAAGTTTATATAAGAATTCggaaaacctaaccctaattcgtATGTATAACAGACAACCCGCTCCCCCTTTCCTTCCTCATTCATTCCTTCATAAAGCCCTAAAACCCAGTGGCGtctctatgtgtgtgtgtgcttatGTGTGAGGATGAAAATGATGCACTGATGCGGATTATCTTCTAACATCTTTTTTATGAATCGATCCAATACACGTTTCCCTCAAATTTTCCTTTACTCTCTCTGTTCTTGGTTATAGGTAATGTAGGTAATGTTCTGTTTTCAGTAATGTTGATACGCTGGCGATGAGGCGCTAAAGTTGTGGAGCAGAGTGAAGCGGTTGTTGGCGGTaacagagaagaaagaattGGTTATGTCGTGGTTGGGATACGATGAGAAATTGGTTAAGGGTTTTGGTCGATAGAGctggagaagatggaagaaaggaaaaaaaaaaaccgggaTGGGAAGAGAAAGTGGGAGAAGTGATTTCagtagaaaaaaagaagaagaaatagaatggGATATGATAACGgctggaaaataaaagaagaatatggaaaatgggagagggttcggTGGGGTTTTGGTGGGATTTTTTAGAAAAACAGaaagacaaaatagaaaaatgaaggagaaaGTGGGTCGGTGGTAGTGGAATTAAAATGGGTTCCAAGAAATAGGAAATAGAGATGGGTTGTAGAGGTTTCAGGTTCGACTAGATGGAAATGGGGAATAGGAAgaaggaatgaagaataaaaatggaatGGATGGAAATGGGTTTCAGTGGGGTTTCTGTTTTCGCCTCATCTTTTTGATGAATCGATTCACTACGTGTTTCCCTCAAATTTTTCAGACGCTCCCACCTACTCCATTTGGActccactttttcttcttcaatccccatggtttaaaagttaaaaacttCAAATTGATGCGATTCCTTTATCAACCCTTAGAATTTGATACAGAATCGGAATCTGGATCGGTCAATGTGATTCCAATACGATCAAGGTCGGTGAGAAATTGGCCGAAACATGCcttaaccctagtttcagcATAAGGATCGGTCGAGTTGCTggcggaggaagaagaagaagaagtagtagcacagagaaagaaaaggaaatgggaGAAGACGatgcaaaaaggaaagtaagggagggcaaaaagggaataaaatactagtaagggtattttggggttttaaaatttttgttcatgccacatcatcacttaatggcgaTTTTTAATGATTAagatacggttgatagaatctttggATAGTAGGGGAGGGtgttatcattattcaaaatttgggaattggattgatattatggatacttaggggagggggatgatattttcccatatatatttcttttagcATATCATTGAGTTGCGTGGTCCCTATACCAATGCAGGGCCAAAGAGAATGCACAGGGATAGAGGTGTCAACAGGCCAGTTCGGGCCGGTTTTGGTTCGggtttttcggtttcggtgtgatttttatagaaatcgaaaccaaaccattaagaaatattcggtttcggtgcaGTTTGGTTTCCtgtcggtttcgatttatgataacgggttgatatcggtttggattcgatttggtaccgattttatataactagtaaggtccgattaatgctaatttttcttttctttttcttttaagtacataaaatatttcaaatacaatgcatctttgtatcctatgtcctatggcctatggatacaattggttgggtaatcactaacaaaggatatgagataaagtgagaaactatcacaacacatttagggggcaatggggcattaggcatttactgatatactcatttatcgggttaggtcggttcggtttgggttcgggcctaacggttcAGGCtatcccaaaccaaaccaaaccgtttgcctttctggatccacaaaccaaaccgaatcattaagagttcggtccagtgtggtccgggctcgttcGGGCTGATTCGGACCGGTTTCATCGGTTCGAGTTGgatattgacacccctacacaGGGATAACAATATGGGTGGGATATTTTCATTTCACAAGAGTGGGCCAGTCATGTCATGCGCTGATGTGCCTGGGTCCAAGCACCACGTAGCCTGACAATGATCTTTTTGGACATTCACTATCTTCCTTCATCAATTGGGTCCTCCCAAATGAATTGCCAGTCTCTTTCTTATCCACCCAGTGGCTTGAGTGGAAGAAGTCAATATCTTCGCATGTAAAtacctcttcctttcttttaattaaaatgcaaaaaattcTTTCATGTTTATGATATAATTGACAGTGTATCATAACAATGATTACAAAAGAAGAGTTAATGTATAAATGGAAGGAGAAAGTTGCGCGATGAAGGTTTACCAACCCATCTTAGTATAAGTTCCAAACTAATTTCGTGATAACTTCTCACGCCCATCCTTTAACCTGCTGTGAATGGATTTCACTGTGACTGAAGGGAAATTTTATCTTAAATGAAAAGACAAATGTATAACTAGGACAATCAAGAATTGTAAATGAGACATTCAAGGAGGACAATTGCTAATGTAACTAGTTGGGGGCTAGTACAGTTGAGCCTAGCCTGAAAGGAGGTCTCGGTTTCGATACCCCCTATTACCCCTTCAAATGGACTGGGTTTCTCTTTGCTTTTTTGGGCAGGCGTGGTTGTTAAAAGTccaaaagttatatttccttTCTGAAATAATTGACAATATTTATTTAACAAAGTTAACCTTTGGGTTGCCCAGTTCTACACatcttttgttcttagtttgTTTTCTATAGGTATCATCCTTAACCAATTTGGCTGGTAAATTAATATCTTCATTATTGCCTTTAATGCCAGCATGCTTTGCACCTCTTTTATTCcttgctttttattttctttcctgaTTCTTTTTGCTTTTCCTTGATGGTTATCATAAAAGTTTTATTGAAGCAAACTTTTACTaattaaagcatgaatgaaTGCAAAATAACCCTTTCCACACACTTATGCTTAATGTAGAGAACCACATGCATGTCCTCCTGAGCTTTCTTTCCTACATCATATCTTACCTACTAAAGACTAAAATAGAGTACAAATTAGTAGGAAGAATCCATGAATCCAGCTATTGAAGTGTGGGTAGGTTTACCCTTGATTtcaaatcattttatttttcctcaAGACTGATAGACACTTAATTGGCCCTAATTATCACCTATAGGTAACTCCAAGGCCCTATttgtttggtaaacaaaaaggaatgagaaaggaaaaatcataaGCCTCACATATAATAAGAATAGGATCAAGGGCAGCACAAGCAAGGAAATACTACAATAGTAAGAAATTGGGTGAAATAATAAAAGggtttttataattaccacccccaaatctttcatatctactattatctcctcaaaaactttcaaataactgttaccctcccctgttgcatactaatgacAAAATGACTCCCACCattacagacccgtaacggagggggttagtagtgatatTTTACTGTTGTCACGAATTAtatatgaccaaaatacccttcgtacccttcctcttcacttcctctCTTCACTTCATCACTTGCAGCAAACCGAAGGAACAAGAACATCGTCGGCTTCCTTCTCTGACGAACACCTCTTCatcacttcctcttcactttcaAGTTGTTTGAAAGGTGAGATGCCCGTTGGGTATATTCAGATTCCTGTGGGAGTCGCATGCCCTCTGTTGCTTGACGGAAGGGAGTTTACGGTGGATGAAGCAAAGTTGCAAAGCTGTTCCTCCGGTGTTTCCTTCTTTCCTGACTTCCTATGAGGAAGGGAAAGCTCTCTCTCTTCTGCTACGGGTTGGTTACTTGCCATAGAAGGTTCTCTTgtgattaattatttaaaaaaaaaaaaaaaaatcttagaaGGAAAATAGGGCAAAAAAATTCActtaaaactagggttttttatGTTGGTTTCTGGGTATTTTCGTTGATCTAACTTCACACGTAATCGATTCAAGTAATTCAACTGTCATAAACTTCGTTGATTATCTTCGCCGGCCGTTTTAGTTttgtttatttgaaattttttatttattaaaattgaatttttggttTACAGATTGGTTGGAGTGACCGTTCGAGGAGATATCTTCGCTGTGTTCGCCTTTGTTTacgtgattctttttctaggtTTTACAACCCCTAAAAAAGATTCTGATTATATCTTTCTCTTGTGGGTTTGGGAAAAGGAACTAGTCTATATGCGGTGCTAGTAAGGGAAAGACAAAAAGATAGGGAAAGGAAAAGATGGAAAGTAGAATTAAGGTTTTGTTGATTATATGTTTGGTGGGTTTTGATGAAATTAGGTTTTAATGAACTCTGTTGTCATAGGTTTGTGATAATTACGGTATTATTTTCTCGTTTTGGTGGAATTTCAGGATTTTGGTTTCTTGTTGGAGTTGGGACGAAGCCGAATTACCTTGATTTCGATTTTTAGAGAATTTGTGGGGGAATTCGTTTTGGGTGCAGAGATAAACGAGCAAGTTtgtaaattttttgaatttcggTTGTTTTTGTGAATTGGGTCTTTCCGCTTTTGTGGTGGAGATTTCCCAATTTGGGGTTAGAATGAGTTTACAATTTGGTGGGGGAATTCGTTTTGGGTGCAACAGTCCCTATGGGCTGCTTCTCAGAGAACTTGTTAGCTCCAAGCTTAACATCTTCTTCCTTGCCCTCTTTTTCTTATCTGTTGCTCTAGATCTTCTTTTCCTCTGAAGCTCtgaacacaacaacaaaaggCACTGAAGCAATAGACTGTAGGAGTTTAGGACCTCAagtggagaaaacaaggtttggggttgcagaggaggaagaagaagaaggagacgaagaaggagaaggaggaggagaaggggcggtgatggggtggggttttttttacaattaccactccaaaagggcattttggtcctagaaaatccgtgacaacggcacactctCACGATTAACCCTCTCCATTACGggaatgtaacggtgggggccagttagttattagtatgcaacaggggagggtagtAGTTGTTTGAAAGTATTTAGGGAGGTAATAatagatatcaaagtttttgggtggtaattataaaaaacccataataaaataataatataattcatacctccattttttttcacaaaatcctactaaatatggtaaaacTTTGAAAAAGGGTGGGGTCGATAATTCACTTGCCGCATAAATAGACAAAACATTTAATGCACTTTAATATTTAATGCATATTATCTGGtactttatcatctcatacaaataaataactttagtttttaaaaatttatgaAAAACCTTCAAAATATCTCACCCCTTGTTCCCAtcaaacaaacaagacctaaaaaaaaaagggaaaattacatctacctcccctgtactttgccctaattacacgttcctccccttgattttcccaCCTTTTATACGATTCCCTTGTAGTTTCTGAAAGTTTACTAAGACCTCCCCTGCC
This window encodes:
- the LOC122652420 gene encoding calcium/calmodulin-regulated receptor-like kinase 2; its protein translation is MRNQTELVIGVSVGLAIGVLLALCAFIGIRWYKKRSNLRRCSNDRNITTLPIRMNGIGASIDSSASLSNSITIPVPQHLPENTQRFRWNRHKKDQFASTSGILRFAYKDIQKATQNFTTILGQGSFGPVYKATMPTGGVAAVKVLAADSKQGEKEFQTEVLLLGRLHHRNLVNLVGYCVDKGQHMLLYEFMSNGSLENLLYSEGEQVLSWDERLQIALDISHGIEYLHDGAVPPVIHRDLKSANILLDQSMRAKVADFGLSKEEAFDGRNSGLKGTYGYIDPEYISSNKFTKKSDLYSLGIILFELITAIHPHQNLMEYVNLAEMSPDGVDEILDKKLVGKCNPEEVRLLASIGHRCLHKTPRRRPSIGDVSQAILKIKKRRLSKEDTMSFALAADVTPVIKRIEHQQVELSKLTSMNNGVQD